GTCACACTCAAATAACATAAAATCTTCCTGTTCTAATTTCAGTGAGCTCAATGCCTGGTACAAAACTCTTCAAAAGTGTCCTGatcaaaaagacagagaaaggctGGCAAACTACCTTAATTAAAGGAGACTGAAGAGGTGTGACAACTTGAGTGCATGATGCTAGGACAGATGCTGGGCTATAGAGACATTGTGGGGACAAGTGAAGAAATTTAGTATGAACTTAGATTAGATAATAGTATGATATCAGTGTTGAGTTTCCTGGTTTTGATCATTATAACTCTGATTGTGTAagacacctttgctttctgctGCCCCATTTCAAATGACTGCAGACTCATGTATTATCTCACAACTCTGCAGGTCGGGAGTCCAGGTGGGCCTGATCAGGTTCTCTGCTTAGGGTCTTAGCCCAAACCAAGGGGCCGGCCAGGCAGGCTCCTGTCTGGAGGCTCTGAGCTCACTTATGCTGTTGCCAGAATCTAGCTCCTTGCAGTTCTCCTGCTGCCTGTCAGCGGGGAGCACTTTCAGCCCAGGAGCTGCTCTCGGGTGCTTCCCTGTGGCCCCCTCCGTGCTCAGGCAGGCAGCAGTGTGTGGAATCGTCATGTGCCTTGAAGCTCTGACTTCCTGGGCTGCTGCCAGCTGAGAACAGCACCAGCTTTTAAAGAGCTGTGTAATTAGGTCGGCTCCACCGGCTAATCTCCCTTTGCTGTGCAAGGTAACATGATGACAGTGTGACCTCACATCCTGTTCAGAGTCCCCTCACCTCAAGGGGAGGAGGTTAGGCCAGGGTGAGGGCCCTGGAGTCCATGTTCGAATCCCACCTACTACCTATGAAAGGGTCCTTTTTTGTTGGGTAATACACATGAAGTATTTAGGAATAAAGGGGCATGCAAACAATttactctcaaatggttcagaaacaTATTGTAGCTGTATGTACAGACCCAGCAGGAGAGCGTGCCTGTGAGCTCACAAGCATGCTGGAACACATGGGGCAAAATGTCAATGATTGGAGTTCCTTGTGTTATTCAatcttttctgtaaatttgaaattatatcaggGATTTACCAAAAGGAAAATTTAGGAAACAAAAGCCCCGTCTCTGTGTAGTAGTAGAAAATCTGGACTTCATTTAACACTCAATTCTTGCCTTTCCCACCTCAACCTGCTGTGGCTGTAGAATCTGGACCCATGCCATAGGAAGAAAGGGGCTCCTCTTCTCCCACCCCCTGCTGGTTTCAGAATTTCTGACTCATCTTCAGTGGGAATGGTGTTGGTGGGTAGGAGAGGTATAAGAAAGGTTTCATTTGACATGTAATCTGAAACCAGCTACTTAGAGCTGTAGTCCTTTAAAGCTGGTTCTCTTCTTTGGGTGTTTGTGGGTTCTGCAATACCCCTGACAGGCACTGAGACCCTCTCACTTACAGTTGCCTGGACATGAGTGAATGTCTGCCCTGGCAGCCTGTCTATATAGGCGCCTTCACAGGGGAGTATCACATCGGTAGTCAGCCGTCACGGGCAGGCCCCACAGACAACGCCAGGCCTCTTCTCATTCCCCATGTGGCCCACATCTGAACCATAGAAGCACTTCCAGACCCTGTGCTCTCCCAGACCTGGGATTGTAGGCCTTTCTCGACATGGCCACCTCCAAGGCACCCCATTGCTACCTTAGTCTTATCCAGGGCTGGACTCGTGGCCATTCACAGCTCCCAGAGATACAGGTCAGGTTAAGGGAAAGGGTGCACCCACCACTCCCTATAGTCAGAGAGGCTCACAATACCCTTGACAATGCTTTCCAGAAACATCCCTGGTGCCCAACTTCCTGGCTCCTTCAGTCTCAGCTCTGTGACTCCTCTCGATGGTCGCGGGCTGGAGCCACAGCCCCCGGCCCTCAGCCATTCTCTTTCCAGGTCATGTGTCCGTGTCTGgctttggaatgtggaagagcTGGCTCCTGCTTTGGGGGGCTTTCAGCCAGAGCAGGCAGCCGGAATCACACTTTAATATCCTGTGGCTTATGTTTATTGTATTCCTGATTTATTGATTTTAGATATTCTCTATTGATTCCTACTGTGGAAGATGGAGATACGGCCCTGTTACATCACCTGGGCCCCCGCTTCTCTTCCCTCCATCCTCTCAGAACAGGTACATCACACTTTGTTGGTTACATTGGTATAAATTATTTGCCCAGTTATGATTATGTGTGATTTACTGCTGAACAAGGTGGTGTATTGTGATGGTGTTTCCTTCATTGTTGGACTCTTCCCCCTCAAATTggaaaattttttcttcttttttatttttctctctttctttacccTCATCAGGTCTTCTCAGACTCTCCAGTGGAATTATAAAACTCCTCCGAAGAGTCTTTTCCACGTGACGGGACATCCTGTGGTctgtccatttctttctttctctggagaCTTCTCTCCCAGGGCCTTCTCCTCCCCTGCTCTGTCTGACCCAGGCAGACGTCAGGCCTGCGGCACACCTGTGGCCTGAGATGTGCCTTTGTCTCTCCCCCATTTCCCGAGTCTATCTCTTCTTTTGTGGTTGACGTCTTCATCTTCTTAGTGCACATCTTCCAGTGGTTTCCTAAGGAAGGGTGCAGGGGACGCCTTCTTTCTGTGACGCATCCAGTCTAAAAACATCATATTCTTCGCTCACGATTCAGTGATAACTTGTTTGGGCATATAGGATTCTAGGTTGGAAATGCTTTTCCTCAGCATTTTGGAAGCATTGCCCTTTTAAGTTTTACTGGTGCTGTTGGGAGGTCTAGTGCCTTCTTATTGCAGAATCTTTCAACATGGCACATTTGTTCTGCTCTGAAAGCTTTTGAAATTGATttcaattttctcaaaattttaatGACATGCCTTGATGTTTTATATAAAGtgtgtttttaatcttttgttttgGGTATCTGGTGTTTCCCTTCCATGTGGAAACTGGTCTTTCCCTGTTTGGGAAAATTTTCTTGTAGATTTcttcctattttctcttttctttcttccagaaaCTCCTTCCTATTAGTTTGATATTGGACTTCCTGGATTGAGTctctggttttctgtttgtttctttttctcctattttctgcttttatcttttttatgctACTTTCTTGgacatttcttccattttattttctaacaatgctattttttttattctattggGTTTTTTAGTTGCTAAAcactcttatttcttctttcatgaaTGGCTATCATGAGTTTTCTCTCTGGGAATATTAATTctcattattttgaagttttgttttgcttcctgCTATATTTCAAGTTTTTCCAAATCTTTTCCTACTTGTTTTGGTTTCTCTCTTTCATGTTAGAGgcttttcttaaataattatctCTAGGTTCATTCCTGTGTACGAGTAAGCCTTAGAAACGGACTGGAAGCCCTGTGCATGGCTGCAGACCTGTGCATGGCTGGGAAGCATCAGGAGTAGGTTTCACTTTTCACTGTAGGGTGACCAGCTGTAAACCCAGATGTCTTACTGCAGGACCCACAAAAGTCAGTGTCCATAGATCTtttgaggggagagggaagggcaattccatttttccaaagaaaacgCTTCCCGTCTCCTGTTTGGAGGGTATGATAAGCCCAGCCAGCATTCTTGGAGTTGAGCGGTGCACCCCTTGGTCCATAGACATGACTTGATCTCCCTGCTTTCAGTACTGCACCACCCCTTCACCTTTCTGTGTACGTGGTATCTGGGGTCTGGAGCCTTTCTGGATAAGTTTTTCTGTAGACTGAACCTCTCTTCTCCtccggggtgtggtggtggtggtgtttccTGGTTTCCTGGAATAGGTGAGGACCTGGGATTGATCAGATCTCTGTCAGATTTGAGCCAGTCCGCTGCTCCCACCCATTCCCCACCCACCACGTTCTCCCATACCTGTTGCCTGCAGTTTCTGAATCTTTCTGGGATTCTCTGGTACCAACCAGCTTGCTTCTCCTTGTTAACCCCTCTGCAGGCATTTGGTGTTCAGCtctgtttgtttctctttcttttgtctcctttccTTCCAAAAATGGATTTGCATTCCTAATCCAATTTATCTTGGGCTTATACctcattttgtgatttttattcctttgccCTCATTTTAGAGATATTTTAAGAAGGATATATGTTCAATCTAACACACTTtagtaatttacttatttatatttttattagtagtaAATATGTAGATattgacacacacatatatgtatcattatatatataagtatagtCAAGTGATCCAAAGATGAATAGTGGAAACCAATCTCCCTTTTCCCTTGTCCTTCAGTTCCTCCCCAGGAGCACCCACAGGCCCAGTTGCTTGTGTGGCCCTCCACAGACAGTTTAGGCACGCAttcacatagacacacacaaaagcaTGATGTAGATAGTGATGGAGCTTATTTTCAATAGAGGAAATGGTTTATTTGCATACCCCTGAACAATATTCCTATTTTAAGTAAAGGGCAGTGCTTAATCCAAAGACACAAATCCCCTTTAGTCAGATTTCAGGCTCCATTGCAGGTGGTAGGTATTTCAGGGGGCCCTCCAAGTGCCCCTTTCAAAAACCCATGTAGTTGGTCACCTTCACAAAGGCCAGCTGTGGGGGCAGAGGGGCACATGCGTGGGCCAGCTGTGGGGGCAGAGGGGCACATGCGTGGGCCAGCTGTGGGGGCAGAGGGGCACATGCGTGGGCCAGCTGTGGGGGCAGAGGGGCACGTGCGTGGGCCAGCTGTGGGGGCAGAGGGGCACGTGCGTGGGCCAGCTGTGGGGGCAGAGGGGCACGTGCGTGGGCCAGCTGTGGGGGCAGAGGGGCACGTGCGTGGTGGGCCAGCTGTGGGGGCAGAGGGGCACGTGCGTGGGCCAGCTGTGGGGGCAGAGGGGCACGTGCGTGGGCCAGCTGTGGGGGCAGAGGGGCACGTGCGTGGGCCAGCTGTGGGGGCAGAGGGGCACGTGCGTGGGCCAGCTGTGGGTGGCACCTTCCACTTGTCATGTGGCTGCtgtcccctgcctccctctcctgctTAGTCCCTATGTTTCTTCCTGTTTCCACCCTTCCCCATCTGGTGTGTATGGCTGGCCCATGGATCTGAGGAAGTCCTATCCTAGCTGAGGGGTACCCCTCCCCTTACTGCCTCTTTGGCACTCTGGGTTTGCGCTCAGCCTGCCCCTGGCCGACTAGACTTTATAAGGACAGAACCCAGAGACACCTCTGTGTACTTCAGGAACCGGGTCTAGCTTGAGGGGGCTACTCGATTTGGCCACAGCAGTGACATCAGCATGATTCTTCATCCTTACAACAGGACCTGCTGCTGCCAAGCCAGACTTGATCTCCAAACTGGAGCGGAGGGCTGCACCCTGGATCAGGGACACAAATGGGCCAAAGTGGGGGAAAAGTCGTCCTCCAGGTGAGTCTAAACCTACAGCATTCTGAAGGACACGTGCCAGGGCCCAGGCGGCTATGGTGAGTCAGACAGCATGAGCTCAGCCGTGCTCATCAGATGGGGGCCGATTGGGCACCAAGCCTGGCAGGAGGCCCTGGGTAGACAAGATGAATAAGCAACTAACCCTGTCCACAGAGTGTAGAGTAGTCTGGGAAACTGGGAAAAAACAGGTCCTTTTGTAAGCAGAAGTGCTGATGGAGGCTGTGGCAGAGCTGGTGGGAGCAGGTACGTGGGGACACTGGTCTCGAGGAGCCAGGGGACCCAGACATCTGTGAGCCTCTcatcccttctccctccttcgCCAGTGCTCGGTGACAGCACCATTGGTTTGTGAGAATTCGTTGTCTTGCGTATCTCAATCAGTAAtttcttggcttgtagctgcTACACTTACTTCTTTCTGAGGCTCGTAGAAGACTTGGCAGGTGTTTAACATATTCTATTGTGGAGCCTCACACGAAAGTGAAAGCCACCTGCTTACCCAGCAGTCTCTGTGGCCAAGGGAGTTAATTGAACTTATTGGTATCTGGTGTCACATGATCCCAGGGTAGCTGTGTGGATAGGGTGGTTGGGGCGCTGGTGAAAGAACCCACAAGGATTAGCAACAACTCTGGGGGAGCCAGATTAACTTCCACAGATAAGAATGGGTGAGGGTTTAAGTGGATGCCACTAATGATCTCTAGAAAGAAGGATTGCATTCATCTTCTCTGCCTTGCTTAAGGGATACTTATTAAATTTGGGGGTGTCTTAGCTGATAGAAGACGGCAGAGTTCTGGGTAGCAGAACCAAGCATGATTTAATTTTCTCCAAAGGGAACAAGAAGATGGTGGCAGTGAGAGAGGCGGACACACAGGCCTCGGCTGCAGACTCCGCGTTGCTTCCAGCCTCTCCCGTGGAGGCCCATGCCTCCTGCTGCAGTTCGAGCATTTGTGAGGAAGGAGATGGACCTAGGAGAATCAAGAGGACATACAGGCCCCGTTCCATTCAGAGGTCATGGTTTGGGCAGTTCCCATGGTTAGTAATTGACCCCAAAGAGACCAAACTCTTCTGCTCAGCCTGCAAAGAAAGACCTAATCTCCACGACAAATCATCTCGGTTAGTCAGAGGTTACACGGGGCCTTTTAAAGTGGAGACTTTAAAATACCATGAAGTCAGCAAAGCGCACAGGCTCTGTGTCAACACGGTTGAAATCAAGGAAGACACCCCTCACACTGCCCTCGTTCCAGAGATCTCCAGCGACCTCATGGCCAACATGGAGCACTTTTTCAATGCCGCCTACTCCATCGCATACCACTCAAGGCCCCTGAATGACTTTGAGAAGATCCTGCAGCTCCTCCAAAGCACCGGGACCATGATACTAGGCAAGTACCGCAATCGCACGGCGTGCACTCAGTTCATCAAGTACATCTCGGAGACCCTGAAGAGGGAGATCCTGGAGGACGTGCGGAACTCGCCCTGTGTGAGCGTGCTGCTGGACAGCTCCACCGACGCCTCCGAGCAGGCCTGCGTGGGGATTTACATCCGCTACTTCAAGCAGATGGAGGTGAAAGAGTCCTACATCACTCTGGCCCCTCTCTACAGTGAGACAGCAGATGGGTACTTCGAGACCATCGTTTCTGCCCTGGATGAGCTGGACATCCCCTTCCGGAAGCCTGGCTGGGTGGTGGGGCTGGGGACGGATGGCTCAGACATGTTGAGCTGCAGAGGAGGCCTTGTGGAAAAGTTCCAAGAAGTCATCCCGCAGCTGCTGCCTGTCCACTGCGTGGCCCACCGGCTGCACCTGGCTGTGGTGGACGCCTGCGGGAGCATCGATCTGGTGAAGAAGTGTGACCGGCACATCCGCACCGTCTTCAAGTTTTATCAGTCCTCAAACAAGAGGCTGAACGAGCTGCAGGAAGGTGCAGCGCCTCTGGAGCAGGAGATCATCCGCCTGAAGGACCTGAATGCGGTCCGCTGGGTGGCCAGCAGGAGGCGCACGCTGCACGCGCTGCTCGCGAGCTGGCCCGCCCTGGCCAGGCACCTCCAGAGCGTGGCAGAGGCTGGGGGCCAGATTGGGCACCGGGCCAAGGGGATGCTGAAGCTCATGCGCGGCTTCCACTTTGTCAAGTTCTGCCACTTCCTGTTGGACTTCCTGAGCATCTACAGGCCTCTGTCCGAGGTGTGCCAGAAGGAGATCGTGCTGATTACAGAGGTGAACGCCACGCTGGGCCGGGCCTACGTGGCACTGGAGAGCCTCCGTCACCAGGCGGGGCCCAAAGAGGAAGAATTCAACGCCAGCTTCAAGGATGGGCGGCTCCACGGCATCTGCCTGGACAAACTGGAGGTAGCGGAACAGCGGTTCCAGGCGGATAGGGAGAGGACGGTCCTGACGGGGATTGAGTACCTCCAGCAGAGGTTTGACGCAGACCGACCCCCACAGCTCAAGAACATGGAGGTATTTGACACCATAGCCTGGCCGAGTGGGATCGAACTTGCCAGTTTTGGGAATGATGACATTCTCACCCTGGCCAGGTATTTCAAGTGCTCCCTCCCAACAGGATACAGTGAGGAAGCTCTGCTGGAGGAGTGGCTGGGCCTGAAAGCCATTGCCCAGCACCTCCCGTTCTCCATGCTCTGCAAAAACGCCCTGGCCCAGCACTGCCGCTTCCCCCTGCTGAGCAAGCTCATGGCCGTGGTGGTCTGTGTGCCCATCTCCACCTCCTGCTGTGAGCGGGGGTTCAAGGCCATGAACCGGATCAGGACTGATGAGAGGACCAAGCTCTCCAACGAGGTGCTCAACATGCTCATGATGACAGCTGTGAACGGCGTGGCCGTCACGGAGTACGACCCCCAGCCCGCCATCCAGCACTGGTACCTGACCTCCTCAGGCCGGCGTTTCAGCCATGTCTACGCCTGTGCCCAGGTACCAGCCCGCTCCTCTGCAAGTAAGTACACGTGGCAGAGCTCCCCCAAGGCAGCCTCATGCTGAGCCAGAGGCCAACAAGACAGGACTGCAGGTGCCTGTGGCGCTTCTCTCATGCACCCACCCATTTGCTAGGCCAGTGGGTACTCGATGCGTGATGCCCACCCTCCAGGAGCTTGTGCCCCTGCCAGGGAGATGACGCACATGTGCTCTAGGCAGCAGGGCTTAGTGCAGAGAGCGTGCATTTCTAGAGGCTGTCTGCCCTGGTGACAGTGCTGTACTGGCTCTGCCCCcaactggctgtgtggccttgggcaagtctaTCCTTTGATGCCTTGGTTTCTCACCTGCTGAATGAGTTGTGTGTGTAAAGCACTCAGGACAATGCCTGGCAGGTGGTGCCAATGGTACTAGTTAAAGGTCAAGACTACTGCTGGGAGTAAGGAGAGGGCTGACCAGCCCCAGGCAGCACCATCACATTCTAAGTGGGGCTGTATAGACTCTGGACTGTGCAGGAATTTTCAAGAGGGAAGAGGTCCACGTGGCTGTGGAGGAGGTGAGATGCGGAGGAGATGGTGGGGCTTTCAGGCAGGAATCTCATGGGGCAGGGGAGAACAGAAACAGCCTCTCTGGACTGGAGGGCTGGGGTCGGGAACTTGCTTGAGGGGGAAGCTGTATTAGAAGGGAGGGCAAGTTACTGAAAGCCACACACAGGAAATTTTCTCTCTTCAAGTAGTcactgaaaaccaaagaaaatatgcCCGTTGTTGGGGTTCTCCAGACCACTCGCAGCCACTTGACAAGGATGGAGCAGTGCTGTCTCTCCTGGCGTCTCTAGCTGGTCTCCTTCCAGCTGTTGCTGCTCCCAGTTTTCACCTCTGAGTCTGTGCTCACCAGAAACGGGACTGGGTCTCATGGCTGACAGAGGCTCTGTAGGAAGCAGGGTGGCCCTGCCACAGTAGGGCAAGTggggagaagaagagagaccCCTCACTGACAAGAGAAAGGGAAAGCCGAGAGAGGGCTGGGTGAGTTGCTCTGTGTCCAGCCCTGTGggtgctaaggagaaaaaaatgatgtcACGTGTGCCCTGGTACAAGTTACTCTTTCCACAGGGACAATGGGACCAGCATAGATTGGTCCAAACTACCGAACTACGCACCGATGCCTCCTTCCAGGCAGGGCTCTCAGCCTCGGCACTGTTGACGCTGGGGCTGGGTAATCTTGGTTGGGGGCCCTTCCTGTTCACTGTGGGAACTTGAGCAGCATCCATGGCCTCTACCTATTAGATACCCACTGGATACCAGCAGCACACCCCCCATTTGTGACAAAATCATCTCCAGACATTGGCAAATGGCCCCTGGGGGACAAGATCGCCCCCAGTTGAGATCCCCTATCTTAGGATAAAAGAATGAACAGAGTAGGAACAGATGAGGGCTGCAAAGAGCAGTCATGGTCCTGACTTCAGTCTGTTCTGCCAAGCTTTCCTCACCAAACAGCCCCTGGGCGAAGTTGGATGTGGAAGGCGGTCACTGTCAGTCAGTCTAATTgtcttctcctttctccctcaCAGGCGCCAGGCTCAGGAAGGAGGAGATGGGAGCCCTCTATGTGGAGGAGTCCGGGATCCAGAAGCCACCCATCCTGCCCTCCAGGGAAGCAGTGGAGGTTCTAAAGGACTGCATCATGGAGCCTCCCGAGAGACTCCTGTACCCCCACACCAGCCAGGAGGCCCCCGGGATGTCCTGAGGAACAGGGAGTCCTTGGGACTGCCTTGGAGACACCTCTGTGATCACTGGGACAGGCTCTGCAGATTCTAGGCTGCCCTAGGATCTTCTGCTGGTGGCGATGGTCTCTAAGCACCAGGAAGTGGGCAGTGGCGTCCTGGAGCAGCAGGGGTATTAGGAGGTGCATGACCTGTTTCCTGAGGCCCCACTCAGCACAGCCATGGCTCACAGCACACAAATGTGCCAGAAGGTTCTATATCTCAAGTTCATTTTTAAGGTGCTCCAGAAAATAACCCCATCATGAAAGGTTTCAGCCCCTGAGTTCTGGTGGCAAGAGGAGTGTCCTGGTGGGGGAGACTGTTGGACATCCTGGGGAATGTTCCAGGGAGGCTGCCCACAGCCTAAGTGGGAATGGGAAAGGCCACTTCGTTAGACGGGGAGGCTGCCCTTGCTCTGCAAGAGCCCCCAGAGGCATTGTTCTGGGACTTCTACCCTGGCTCCCGCAGCAGAAGCAGTGAGGCCTCGGTCTCGTGCGGAACTCTACCTCTTCCCAGGGCTTCCTTTAGGGCGAAACAATCACAAGCCCTTTGCACAGAGCACCCAAGAAAGTTCTCTTCCTGCAGCTCCACATGGTGGAGCTGGGCTCTTCTGGCAGGGGGTCTGGTGCTTCCCGCAGAGCCGAGCCGCGTTTGACCCGCAGCATGCCCGGCCTGGTTTCCTCAGGAGAGGAGGGGACCAAGTTGGAGCTGGGAGGCTTGGTATGCAGCCCCAGCTCTGCTGCAGGCAGTGATCTGATTAATCCcttcctctttgtgcctcagtttccctctccaTGAAGTGGCAGCAGAGAATCCAAGTGCCTGCTGACTCCCCATCTGCCCTAGGATTAGAGAATGAGAGCCTCGAGCTCCCTGAAAGACCTCTGGCTGCAGTGTGGACTTAGCTGCCTTCCGCCCCATTCTTGTCCTTAGTGGGACAGGTAGGAATTTGTCTCCAAAGTCCTTGCTGTAGGAGTTGCTCTCTGAATGCACCATCTACACGACAGGCTAGTCCACTCTTCTCCGAGCTGCCCTGGGGACTCTGCACCAGGATCTCCAGGGCCCACTGACACATCCCCGAATGGGGGCTCAGTGACAAGGGCTTTGAACAAGCTCCTCCAGGGACTTTGGGCCTGCTCCAGCTTCAGAACCACAGAACCACCGCCCTAGAGGCACAGAGGGGCTTCCGGCACTGCTAGGTTCACACCCTCCTCGTCCATCTTCCTTCCACCTAAAGTGAAGCACTTTTCCTTCCAGGGGCAGCTCTGTCTTGGCAGGCTCAGGAGGCCGCTTATCAGGAGGGGGATGATTTTGTCTAGGTTCTGACTTCCTTAACCATGGGCAAGAAATAAGGAAAGTCAGAGGGCAGGGTTTCTCTGCCCTGCCTGACACTTGTTTTAAACAGGCAGGAAGTGGGCGCCATCCATCCCAGCTTGCTTGCTGCCTGGCTTAGGCAGGTCCTGTGCTGTGCCGCAGGCCCCTGTGGGTGGGCCCTTTCTCCATAGTCTGCTGCTTCCCATTCCCAGGGTAGATGCTGGCATCTGAGTACCTGAGTACCCTTCCTATTCCCAGGGTAGAAGCTGCTGTCTGAGTACCCTTCCCATTCCCAGGGTAGATGCTGGGGTCCGAGCCCCTCCCCAGTACTGCAGGTGCCCTAGTACTCCACATGCCCTTTCATCCCCACCCCAGCACTTAGCCTTAGCACTGTTGCTTTCCTGTCATTTTCAGTTCTAGTCAGGAattcctttcttgctttctgccttTGACCTGTGGAAATGTCTCCCAGCCCTGTGGGTCTGGTGGTCAGAGGGACCCCACAGGCCTGTGGTGTGGGAGCTCTGGGAGGTGTTACTATCCGCGTGGCTAAGACATGCACAGGCCTCCTTCTCCCCATCACCGTCTCCATGGGCGTTCAGGAACTTGCCCAGGTCAGGCACTGTGGATGTGAACtggtggaaggggagggagaaaggctTTTTTAGGTGGGGC
This window of the Pongo abelii isolate AG06213 chromosome 6, NHGRI_mPonAbe1-v2.0_pri, whole genome shotgun sequence genome carries:
- the ZNF862 gene encoding zinc finger protein 862 isoform X2 → MEPRESGKAPVTFDDITVYLLQEEWVLLSQQQKELCGSDKLVAPLGPTVANPELFCKFGRGPEPWLGSVQGQRSLLEHHPGKKQKGYMEEMEVQGPTRESGQSLPPQKKACLSHLSTGSGHIEGDGAGRSRKLLKPRSIQKSWFVQFPWLIMNEEQTALFCCACREYPSIRDKRSRLIEGYTGPFKVETLKYHAKSKAHMFCVNALAARDPIWAARFRSIRDPPGDVLASPEPLFTADYPIFYPPGPLGGFDSMAELLPSSRAELEDPGGNGAIPAMYLDCISDLRQKEITDSIHSSSDINILYNDAVESCIQDPSAEGLSEEVPVVFEELPVVFEDVAVYFTREEWGMLDKWQKELYRDVMRMNYELLASLGPAAAKPDLISKLERRAAPWIRDTNGPKWGKSRPPGNKKMVAVREADTQASAADSALLPASPVEAHASCCSSSICEEGDGPRRIKRTYRPRSIQRSWFGQFPWLVIDPKETKLFCSACKERPNLHDKSSRLVRGYTGPFKVETLKYHEVSKAHRLCVNTVEIKEDTPHTALVPEISSDLMANMEHFFNAAYSIAYHSRPLNDFEKILQLLQSTGTMILGKYRNRTACTQFIKYISETLKREILEDVRNSPCVSVLLDSSTDASEQACVGIYIRYFKQMEVKESYITLAPLYSETADGYFETIVSALDELDIPFRKPGWVVGLGTDGSDMLSCRGGLVEKFQEVIPQLLPVHCVAHRLHLAVVDACGSIDLVKKCDRHIRTVFKFYQSSNKRLNELQEGAAPLEQEIIRLKDLNAVRWVASRRRTLHALLASWPALARHLQSVAEAGGQIGHRAKGMLKLMRGFHFVKFCHFLLDFLSIYRPLSEVCQKEIVLITEVNATLGRAYVALESLRHQAGPKEEEFNASFKDGRLHGICLDKLEVAEQRFQADRERTVLTGIEYLQQRFDADRPPQLKNMEVFDTIAWPSGIELASFGNDDILTLARYFKCSLPTGYSEEALLEEWLGLKAIAQHLPFSMLCKNALAQHCRFPLLSKLMAVVVCVPISTSCCERGFKAMNRIRTDERTKLSNEVLNMLMMTAVNGVAVTEYDPQPAIQHWYLTSSGRRFSHVYACAQVPARSSASARLRKEEMGALYVEESGIQKPPILPSREAVEVLKDCIMEPPERLLYPHTSQEAPGMS